One genomic region from Thermoleptolyngbya sichuanensis A183 encodes:
- a CDS encoding DUF5340 domain-containing protein, which produces MEPIPLPSHIHYELLLQLLERQTTPAAQHQSQHQAQVHELISTLRKALTQQKRLEESLSRANVPIDYRWSLNSAGLETVSSEVR; this is translated from the coding sequence ATGGAACCGATTCCCCTGCCGTCCCATATTCACTACGAGCTGCTGCTGCAACTGCTGGAACGCCAGACCACGCCCGCTGCTCAGCACCAGTCTCAGCATCAGGCCCAGGTTCATGAGCTAATCAGCACGCTGCGAAAGGCGCTGACCCAACAGAAGCGCCTAGAGGAAAGCCTAAGCCGCGCCAATGTGCCTATTGACTATCGCTGGTCGCTCAACAGCGCGGGTTTGGAGACAGTCTCTTCTGAGGTGCGCTGA
- a CDS encoding EamA family transporter, whose product METFSAGLAVTPAELALLLSSIALGVAGQFFLKSGALKLGRVEASNAISHVLSILTVPDLLIGLACYGLGAVVYILVLTRVKLSVVGPTVALSYVFSVLLGYFVFKETIPGLRLVGLGLIVAGVILVVWQPK is encoded by the coding sequence ATGGAGACGTTTTCAGCGGGACTTGCCGTGACCCCAGCCGAGCTTGCTTTGCTGCTTTCCTCTATTGCCCTTGGCGTTGCGGGGCAGTTTTTTTTGAAGTCGGGCGCACTGAAGCTGGGTCGCGTTGAGGCGAGTAACGCCATCAGCCATGTGTTGAGCATTCTCACCGTGCCGGACTTGCTGATCGGGCTGGCTTGCTACGGGTTGGGCGCGGTGGTGTATATCTTGGTGCTGACTCGCGTTAAGCTCAGCGTCGTGGGGCCAACAGTCGCGCTCAGCTACGTGTTTTCGGTGCTGTTGGGCTATTTTGTCTTCAAGGAAACGATTCCTGGTCTGCGGCTGGTGGGGCTGGGACTGATCGTGGCGGGTGTGATTTTGGTGGTGTGGCAGCCGAAGTGA
- a CDS encoding coiled-coil domain-containing protein, with translation MVAVEAPVVELSAELPVESPHTRLLSELAQLRSQDRERIARIHHLEQALDQALSCMDELRLQMQDQGLLETQLAATEKFASVQQQAIARLKVRLKQQQQTIDAHLAEAYERDRQAQEKLAAAEARFQAQQEELDRLRIQLSGLSQGHGRDGWNGRESPDATRQRMQELEEAAQYAQELSYRLQEQLEASQQQVQRLAVALSAAETRVAEMESMMAQIQAAQGPSQEQPGGLRSALPSSAIRTRPVARRTNAIATLGQDLARAQIKADELEIELGRQMRLQTLWLQNNRELEAECDRYRARIADLEAQNSDIQEQIFHHARQVSEYEATIHHWKDQYIASQRQIASFKELLDSVQVHLLASEQVDPELTAIFSELMTMMEVVATLDSNSLSSLSAPPVSRFNPLDLPDFLVRCRSHRHR, from the coding sequence GTGGTGGCTGTCGAAGCGCCAGTTGTGGAACTATCAGCCGAATTACCTGTCGAATCACCGCATACGCGGCTGTTGAGCGAGTTGGCCCAATTGCGATCGCAGGATCGAGAACGCATTGCCCGCATTCACCACCTGGAACAGGCGCTAGATCAGGCCTTGTCTTGCATGGACGAACTGCGGCTGCAAATGCAAGACCAGGGCTTGCTGGAAACCCAACTGGCGGCGACCGAAAAGTTTGCCAGCGTGCAACAGCAGGCGATCGCCCGCCTCAAAGTCCGCCTCAAGCAGCAGCAGCAGACCATCGATGCCCATCTGGCCGAAGCCTACGAGCGCGATCGCCAAGCCCAGGAAAAGCTTGCCGCGGCCGAAGCCCGCTTTCAGGCGCAGCAGGAAGAACTGGATCGGCTGAGAATCCAGCTTAGCGGCCTGAGCCAAGGCCACGGGCGCGATGGATGGAACGGCCGAGAATCGCCAGACGCAACCCGCCAACGGATGCAGGAACTAGAGGAGGCTGCCCAGTACGCGCAAGAACTGTCCTATCGCCTCCAGGAACAGCTTGAAGCATCGCAGCAGCAGGTTCAGCGTCTAGCCGTTGCCCTGAGCGCTGCCGAAACCCGAGTTGCCGAGATGGAATCGATGATGGCCCAGATTCAGGCGGCCCAGGGCCCAAGCCAGGAACAACCAGGCGGGTTGCGGTCGGCGCTGCCATCGTCTGCGATCCGGACTCGCCCTGTCGCTCGTCGGACAAATGCGATCGCCACGCTGGGGCAAGACCTAGCCCGCGCCCAGATCAAAGCCGATGAGCTAGAAATTGAGCTAGGACGGCAGATGCGGCTGCAAACCCTATGGCTGCAAAATAACCGGGAGTTGGAGGCAGAGTGCGATCGCTATCGGGCCCGCATTGCCGATCTGGAAGCCCAAAATAGCGACATCCAGGAGCAAATCTTTCACCATGCCCGCCAGGTCAGCGAGTACGAAGCTACCATCCATCATTGGAAAGATCAGTACATTGCCAGCCAGCGCCAAATCGCCAGCTTCAAAGAACTGCTCGACAGCGTACAGGTGCATCTACTCGCCAGCGAACAGGTCGATCCAGAGCTAACCGCGATTTTCTCTGAGCTAATGACTATGATGGAAGTTGTCGCCACCCTCGACAGCAACAGCCTCAGCAGCCTCTCTGCACCGCCCGTCTCGCGGTTCAATCCGCTGGATTTGCCTGATTTTCTGGTGCGCTGCCGCAGCCACCGCCATCGCTAA
- the trpC gene encoding indole-3-glycerol phosphate synthase TrpC translates to MQIRRRPPNPAVAVENLRYQISAPDAQPQHILEEIVWHKETEVDQMRERLSLLDLQKKVKDLPPPKDFVEALRQGKTRPALIAEVKKASPSKGVIREDFDPVAIARAYEQAGAACISVLTDEKFFQGSFAYLQQVRDAVDVPLLCKDFVIYPYQIYMARLHGADAVLLIAAILSDKDLQYFIKIVQALNMTALVEVHTLEELDRVLALQGVHLVGINNRNLQDFSVDLQTTCSLLADRQAQIQKQGILTVSESGLHTPADLSQVEQAGVEAVLIGESLVKQPDPGAAIASLFVC, encoded by the coding sequence ATGCAAATCCGTCGTCGTCCGCCCAACCCCGCTGTTGCGGTAGAAAATCTGCGGTATCAGATCAGTGCGCCCGACGCGCAGCCGCAGCATATTCTCGAAGAAATCGTCTGGCATAAGGAAACCGAAGTCGATCAGATGCGGGAGCGTCTGTCGCTGCTGGATTTGCAAAAAAAGGTGAAAGATCTGCCGCCGCCGAAGGATTTTGTCGAGGCGCTGCGGCAGGGCAAGACCCGTCCAGCGCTGATTGCTGAGGTCAAGAAGGCCTCGCCCAGCAAAGGCGTGATTCGGGAAGACTTTGACCCTGTGGCGATCGCCCGCGCCTACGAGCAAGCCGGAGCCGCCTGCATTTCTGTTTTAACGGACGAAAAGTTTTTTCAGGGCAGCTTTGCCTATCTCCAGCAGGTGCGCGATGCGGTCGATGTTCCCCTGCTGTGCAAAGACTTTGTGATTTATCCCTACCAAATCTATATGGCCCGGCTGCACGGAGCCGATGCGGTATTACTGATTGCAGCAATTCTCTCAGACAAGGATTTACAATACTTTATCAAGATTGTTCAGGCGCTTAACATGACTGCCCTGGTTGAGGTTCACACCCTCGAAGAGTTGGATCGAGTGCTGGCACTGCAAGGTGTCCATCTGGTCGGCATCAACAACCGCAACTTGCAGGACTTTTCTGTAGATCTGCAAACCACTTGCAGCTTGTTGGCCGATCGCCAAGCTCAAATTCAAAAACAGGGCATTCTAACGGTAAGCGAGTCGGGACTGCACACTCCAGCAGACCTCAGCCAGGTCGAGCAAGCCGGAGTCGAAGCCGTGCTGATTGGGGAGTCGCTGGTCAAACAGCCCGACCCTGGAGCAGCGATCGCTAGTCTGTTTGTCTGCTAG